A stretch of Campylobacter gracilis DNA encodes these proteins:
- a CDS encoding DNA alkylation repair protein, which yields MDLQENMLGQLRALSEEKFAQFSQRLIPAPQILGVRTPALRALARKSFAALSTADEARRELQKYKPVFHEEFVLKSFFIMLFKQDETKFALASDFIKTMPNWAVCDMFAPKFKNAAFADALLKQAKSGADEFERRFFYVYFMRNMDAITPEEFFEICAAESDERYYVQMGAAWAIAEMFIKQREITLAFLESKRAVKFIQNKAISKIRDSFRVSKAEKDALLKYKI from the coding sequence ATGGATTTGCAAGAAAATATGCTGGGGCAGCTGCGAGCGTTAAGCGAGGAGAAGTTCGCGCAATTTTCGCAGCGCCTAATACCCGCGCCGCAGATTTTGGGCGTGCGCACTCCAGCGCTGCGTGCGCTTGCTCGCAAAAGCTTCGCCGCTTTGAGCACGGCGGATGAGGCGCGGCGCGAGCTGCAAAAATATAAGCCGGTTTTTCACGAGGAGTTCGTGCTAAAGAGCTTTTTTATAATGCTTTTTAAGCAAGATGAGACGAAATTTGCGCTTGCGAGCGATTTTATCAAAACGATGCCAAATTGGGCGGTTTGCGATATGTTCGCTCCGAAATTTAAGAACGCCGCTTTCGCGGATGCGCTGCTAAAGCAGGCCAAAAGCGGTGCGGACGAGTTTGAGCGGCGATTTTTCTACGTTTATTTTATGCGAAATATGGACGCGATCACGCCCGAGGAATTTTTTGAAATTTGTGCCGCCGAAAGCGACGAGCGGTACTACGTGCAGATGGGTGCGGCGTGGGCGATAGCCGAGATGTTTATTAAGCAGCGCGAGATCACGCTTGCGTTTTTGGAGAGCAAGCGGGCGGTTAAATTTATCCAAAACAAGGCGATATCGAAGATCCGCGATAGCTTTCGCGTAAGCAAAGCCGAAAAAGATGCGCTTTTGAAATATAAAATTTAG
- a CDS encoding pyridoxamine 5'-phosphate oxidase family protein: protein MFSKEFLEILNYECAVGIATCAHGEAHISNTWNRYLVIKGDRILIPAAGMKKTQSNVEANPNVELSVATKELAGRFGAGRGFVVKGTARFIDSGAEFEETKAKFPFATRLLEITASSVKQVL, encoded by the coding sequence ATGTTTAGTAAGGAATTTTTGGAGATTTTGAATTACGAATGCGCCGTGGGTATCGCTACTTGCGCGCACGGCGAGGCTCACATCAGCAATACGTGGAACAGATATCTCGTCATTAAGGGTGATCGCATCCTCATCCCCGCTGCGGGTATGAAAAAGACGCAAAGCAACGTGGAGGCAAATCCAAACGTCGAGCTTAGCGTCGCAACGAAGGAGCTAGCAGGCAGGTTCGGCGCAGGGCGCGGCTTTGTGGTGAAGGGCACGGCGCGCTTTATTGATAGTGGCGCGGAGTTTGAGGAAACGAAGGCGAAATTTCCGTTTGCTACGAGGCTACTTGAAATCACGGCTAGTAGCGTAAAACAGGTGCTGTAA
- the upp gene encoding uracil phosphoribosyltransferase codes for MSNVRLIKHPLIEHKLTILRDRETDPFQFRMLVDEISYLMMFEATRDLALREVSVHTPVAQTSAYKLATKIMICPILRAALGMLDSVFKLIPDASVGFLGFQRDEKTAQAEFFYAKLPADAAERTAIIIDPMFATGGTAIDAVKFLLKNGVKKIKFISIIAAPEGLHRFSEIYPQVEVFTAAIDERLNEQKYIVPGLGDAGDRVFNTM; via the coding sequence CTGTCTAACGTGAGGCTGATCAAGCACCCGCTGATCGAGCATAAGCTCACGATCCTGCGCGATCGGGAGACTGATCCGTTTCAGTTCCGCATGCTCGTCGATGAGATCAGCTATCTGATGATGTTTGAGGCGACGCGCGATCTGGCGCTGCGCGAGGTGAGCGTGCATACGCCCGTGGCGCAGACCAGCGCGTATAAGCTCGCCACAAAGATCATGATCTGCCCGATTTTGCGCGCCGCGCTGGGGATGCTAGATAGCGTATTTAAGCTCATACCGGATGCCAGCGTGGGATTTTTAGGCTTTCAGCGCGACGAAAAGACCGCGCAGGCGGAGTTTTTTTACGCCAAACTGCCCGCAGACGCCGCAGAGCGCACCGCGATCATCATCGATCCGATGTTTGCGACCGGCGGTACGGCGATAGACGCGGTGAAATTTCTGCTGAAAAACGGCGTTAAAAAGATCAAATTTATCTCCATCATCGCAGCGCCAGAGGGGCTTCATAGATTTAGCGAGATCTACCCGCAGGTCGAGGTTTTCACCGCGGCGATCGACGAGAGATTAAACGAGCAAAAATATATCGTGCCGGGTCTTGGAGACGCGGGAGATAGGGTGTTTAATACGATGTGA
- a CDS encoding BON domain-containing protein has product MRVLFLAILAVFLLSCAALFSSCAAPLAPAGNALSVYDIYSVARDRRSVSEVASDKLIQTKIQSKILFTKGLSSWDLEVECFYGEVYLIGLLDSEEMREPLLALARQTEGVQRVHTYLRVKKPEYPCNSFEIFTNLKKNLFSDTDVSGTAVRVAIVGCDVVFSGVVTDIEHEKHAIWYATHAPGVQDVYSFLRVVKE; this is encoded by the coding sequence TTGAGGGTTTTGTTTCTAGCGATTTTAGCGGTGTTTTTGCTCTCTTGCGCGGCGCTATTTAGCTCGTGCGCGGCTCCGCTGGCGCCCGCTGGTAACGCGCTTAGCGTATACGACATCTACTCCGTAGCGCGCGACCGCCGCAGCGTAAGCGAGGTCGCTAGCGACAAGCTCATCCAGACTAAAATCCAAAGCAAAATTCTATTTACCAAAGGCCTTAGCAGCTGGGATTTGGAGGTCGAATGCTTCTACGGTGAGGTCTATCTCATCGGGCTACTGGATAGCGAAGAGATGCGCGAGCCGCTGCTTGCTTTAGCTAGACAAACTGAAGGCGTGCAGCGCGTGCATACCTATCTGCGCGTCAAAAAGCCCGAATATCCGTGCAATTCGTTTGAAATTTTTACAAATTTAAAGAAAAATCTCTTTTCCGACACCGACGTTTCAGGCACTGCGGTGCGCGTGGCGATCGTGGGCTGCGACGTGGTATTTAGCGGCGTAGTAACGGATATCGAGCACGAAAAGCACGCGATCTGGTACGCGACGCACGCGCCAGGGGTGCAGGACGTGTATTCGTTCCTGCGCGTGGTAAAGGAGTAG
- a CDS encoding ATP-dependent helicase: MAPFCKGIILDALAKLNTEQYAAATAPAGHNLVIASAGTGKTSTIVARIAHLLNLGTSPRKILLLTFTNKAASEMIARLQRHFDKKITSAIVAGTFHAVSYALLRELGKGVILKQPAELKTLLKSLVERRKFYHVSDTRPYGGAYLYDVYSLYQNKEMSADFATWFSKNYEDQAEFAEIYADILREFEEEKAKFNYADFNDVLLKMRRELQKGAPLRFDEILVDEYQDTNSLQGSLIDAFATKSLFCVGDFDQSIYAFNGANIDIIGSFGKRFADAKIYALNINYRSSSAILALANRVIANNPRLYEKKLIVGREGKFSAPRLHVYDDTAAQYAHVAAQIAQSGVPREKIAVIFRNNSSADGVEVALKELGIGAKRKGGVSFFESREIKVFTDIFAMIINPKDMMAFMSTCEYARGVGSALSKELFDALIALGHGSIHAGLLRPDESVKIFEKKRKNYQLGLFDDVDIIGSVSRFEALEFDEFFRSHPVLKHNKITEGGAVFLHEIYKIFKKSGSATRSATLISQIKNSCLFSLVADFIATKRATLKNGKIDDERKKDEISRIYDKCGILEQIAGKYADPQSFYNFITLGAKEMSEGEGVNLLSVHASKGLEFCSVYLIDLAQNRFPNLKLMAMGGSLEEERRLFYVAVTRARDELVLSYAKFDKIRKVSYEPSCFLREAGLVK, encoded by the coding sequence ATGGCGCCTTTTTGCAAAGGAATAATCTTGGACGCTCTAGCTAAGCTAAACACCGAACAATACGCCGCAGCAACCGCTCCTGCGGGGCACAATCTAGTAATCGCAAGCGCAGGCACGGGCAAAACCAGCACCATCGTCGCTCGGATTGCTCATCTGCTAAATCTCGGCACGAGTCCTAGAAAAATTTTGCTTCTTACTTTTACGAATAAAGCCGCGAGCGAGATGATAGCGAGGCTGCAGCGGCATTTTGATAAAAAAATCACCTCCGCAATTGTCGCGGGCACCTTTCACGCCGTATCCTACGCCCTACTTCGCGAGCTGGGCAAGGGCGTGATCCTAAAGCAGCCCGCCGAGCTAAAGACGCTGCTAAAAAGCCTCGTAGAAAGGCGCAAATTTTATCACGTAAGCGACACGCGCCCCTACGGCGGGGCGTATCTGTACGACGTGTACTCGCTGTATCAAAACAAAGAGATGAGCGCGGATTTTGCGACGTGGTTTAGCAAAAACTACGAGGATCAGGCGGAATTTGCCGAAATTTACGCAGATATTTTGCGCGAGTTTGAAGAGGAAAAGGCGAAATTTAACTACGCCGATTTCAACGACGTATTGCTAAAGATGCGCCGCGAGCTGCAAAAGGGCGCGCCGCTGCGGTTTGATGAAATTTTAGTGGACGAGTATCAGGACACGAACTCGCTGCAAGGAAGCCTCATCGATGCCTTTGCGACGAAAAGCCTTTTTTGCGTCGGCGATTTTGATCAGAGCATCTATGCTTTCAACGGCGCAAACATCGACATCATCGGCAGCTTCGGCAAGCGCTTTGCGGACGCTAAAATTTACGCGCTGAATATCAACTACCGCTCAAGCTCGGCGATTTTAGCGCTTGCAAATCGCGTCATCGCGAACAATCCGCGCCTTTACGAAAAGAAGCTGATCGTGGGCCGCGAGGGAAAATTTAGCGCGCCTAGGCTGCATGTTTACGACGATACGGCGGCGCAATACGCCCACGTAGCCGCACAGATCGCACAAAGCGGAGTGCCGCGCGAAAAGATCGCCGTCATCTTTCGCAACAACTCCAGCGCCGACGGCGTCGAGGTCGCGCTTAAGGAGCTCGGTATAGGCGCAAAGCGAAAAGGCGGCGTGAGCTTTTTTGAAAGCCGCGAGATCAAGGTCTTTACGGACATCTTCGCGATGATAATAAACCCAAAAGATATGATGGCCTTTATGAGTACGTGCGAATACGCAAGAGGCGTCGGCAGCGCGCTAAGCAAGGAGCTTTTCGACGCATTAATCGCGCTTGGGCACGGAAGCATTCACGCAGGGCTTTTGCGCCCCGATGAGAGCGTTAAAATTTTTGAAAAAAAGAGGAAAAACTACCAGCTCGGACTTTTTGACGATGTGGATATTATCGGCTCGGTATCGCGCTTTGAGGCTTTGGAATTTGATGAGTTTTTTCGCTCGCATCCGGTGCTAAAACACAATAAAATCACCGAGGGCGGCGCCGTATTTTTGCACGAAATTTATAAAATTTTTAAAAAAAGCGGCTCCGCTACAAGGTCCGCTACGCTGATCTCGCAGATCAAAAACTCATGCCTTTTCTCGCTTGTGGCGGATTTCATCGCGACAAAGCGCGCGACGCTAAAAAACGGCAAGATAGACGATGAGCGCAAAAAGGATGAGATCTCCCGCATCTACGATAAATGCGGCATTTTAGAGCAGATCGCCGGTAAATACGCGGATCCGCAGAGCTTTTATAATTTCATAACTCTGGGCGCAAAGGAGATGAGCGAGGGCGAAGGGGTAAATCTGCTCAGCGTGCACGCAAGCAAGGGGCTTGAGTTTTGCAGCGTCTATCTCATCGATCTGGCGCAAAACCGCTTCCCGAACCTCAAGCTAATGGCGATGGGCGGCAGCCTAGAGGAGGAGCGGCGGCTCTTTTACGTGGCGGTTACCAGAGCGCGCGACGAGCTTGTGCTAAGCTACGCGAAATTTGATAAGATCAGAAAAGTTAGCTACGAGCCGAGCTGCTTTTTAAGGGAAGCGGGGCTGGTGAAGTAA
- a CDS encoding SDR family NAD(P)-dependent oxidoreductase has translation MKRLEGKTAVITGGSDGIGLGIAKCFAKEGANLILLGRSVEKLKIAQEALGGYDVKAYAIEADLAQSKTIKDLCERILALPLKIDILVNNAGLGKFVPFEATDEALLDAHLNLNVKAPYLLTQALLGALATSKGCVINISSYFANRMLVGRTTTAYSITKGALNSFTKSLAFEVGKLGVRVNAIAPGSVLTPQFQRNLSALSPQGREAFEQMVQNIYPLGKIGSAQDIGDAAVFLASDAAKWVSGAIFAIDGGLTTN, from the coding sequence ATGAAACGATTAGAGGGTAAAACCGCCGTAATTACGGGCGGAAGTGACGGCATAGGGCTTGGCATCGCAAAGTGTTTTGCCAAAGAGGGCGCAAATTTGATCCTGCTTGGCAGAAGCGTGGAGAAATTAAAAATCGCGCAGGAGGCCTTGGGCGGTTACGACGTGAAAGCTTACGCAATAGAGGCGGATTTGGCGCAAAGCAAAACGATAAAAGACCTTTGCGAGCGCATTTTAGCGCTACCCCTTAAGATAGATATCCTTGTAAATAACGCCGGGTTGGGAAAATTCGTACCGTTTGAGGCGACCGACGAAGCGCTGCTGGACGCTCATCTAAACCTAAACGTCAAAGCGCCCTATCTGCTTACTCAGGCGCTTTTGGGCGCGCTTGCGACTAGCAAGGGCTGCGTGATCAATATCTCGTCGTATTTCGCGAACCGAATGCTCGTGGGGCGCACCACGACGGCGTATTCGATCACCAAAGGCGCACTAAATTCTTTCACCAAATCGCTTGCCTTCGAGGTCGGCAAACTCGGCGTGCGCGTTAATGCCATAGCGCCCGGAAGCGTGCTGACGCCGCAGTTTCAGCGAAATTTAAGCGCGCTTAGCCCGCAGGGGCGCGAGGCGTTTGAACAGATGGTGCAAAATATCTATCCGCTCGGCAAAATCGGCAGCGCGCAGGACATCGGCGATGCGGCGGTGTTTTTGGCGTCGGATGCGGCGAAGTGGGTCAGCGGCGCAATATTTGCGATAGACGGCGGACTTACGACGAATTAG